The following are from one region of the Aquirufa lenticrescens genome:
- a CDS encoding heavy metal translocating P-type ATPase, with amino-acid sequence MYTEVLEEVICYHCGDECSETPIIHQEKTFCCHGCEQVYELLNDNHLEEYYNCDLNPGISPIDKNFDFLNNKAFRDRLITFSNADFSKVSFHLPAIHCRSCLYLLENLQKLNPQIIKTSLNFGKKDLTVWFKEDQLSLGALATLIASLGYEPHISNAEEKPQNNDQKKLFLKLGIAGFCAGNAMLFSFPEYLGIDDGSLQALFGYLNLALGSVAVFYSGSDYFSNVYAHLKLCKMTIELPILLGILVGYGRSVFEILSHTGAGYIDSVSGLIFFLLIGKWFQQKSFDFLSFERNYKAYFPLVVTKIANGKEETAPLEEIQVGDRLLIRNQEIIPADAYLLKGQSQMDYSFVTGESELIPIQAGQSIYAGGKHLGEAIEIQISKELNQSHLTQLWEQQAFKDPNHKTENWENFANQVGMYFTVILLSLATFAGIYWFNVDQSRWSNAVVSILVIACPCALAVSYPFALGHGIRWLAKFNFFIKDIQTFERMAQVDTLVFDKTGTLTLQSQQEPSVHFNRDLNDTEWDAIYSLVFQSTHPLSKQVKKFLQHRSIIPLTEFKEISGKGLQATFDDLFVQIGSAKYTLNKLSTPEGFISSETRLFVSINQKPIGFIEFPWENRPGVEGMLHSLRHQYEVHLISGDKKEHAAHLLDWFENQDHVKFECSPLEKMEYIQALQKQGKIVAMIGDGLNDAGALKQAAVGIAVSDDHLHFTPSSDAILKGSELPRLGEYMRYSKFGLQLIKASFLLSLVYNGFGLSYAIQGNLYPLIAAILMPINSISMLVIATWGMNWKGQLLSRSKIRIKAE; translated from the coding sequence ATGTACACGGAGGTTCTTGAAGAGGTAATATGCTATCATTGTGGAGATGAATGTTCAGAAACGCCTATCATTCATCAAGAAAAGACTTTTTGTTGCCATGGTTGCGAACAAGTTTACGAGTTACTGAATGATAATCACCTAGAAGAATATTACAACTGCGATCTTAACCCGGGCATTTCTCCTATTGATAAGAATTTTGATTTTCTTAACAACAAAGCATTCAGGGATCGTTTAATCACCTTTTCGAATGCAGATTTTTCCAAAGTTAGCTTCCACCTGCCAGCTATTCACTGTCGCTCTTGTTTATATCTATTAGAAAACCTGCAAAAATTGAATCCACAGATTATTAAGACAAGTTTGAATTTTGGGAAGAAGGATTTAACAGTTTGGTTTAAAGAAGATCAACTTAGTTTAGGCGCCTTAGCCACCTTAATTGCGAGCTTAGGGTATGAACCGCATATCTCGAATGCGGAAGAAAAACCGCAAAATAATGATCAAAAAAAGCTATTTCTAAAGCTTGGAATCGCCGGTTTTTGTGCTGGGAATGCGATGCTATTTAGCTTTCCAGAATATTTAGGAATTGACGATGGATCTCTTCAGGCTTTATTTGGTTACCTGAATCTAGCTTTGGGTAGCGTGGCCGTATTCTATTCCGGTTCGGACTATTTTAGTAATGTCTATGCGCACCTAAAATTGTGCAAAATGACCATTGAATTACCCATTTTACTAGGTATTCTGGTGGGATATGGTCGTAGTGTATTTGAAATTTTATCGCATACTGGGGCTGGCTACATCGATTCCGTTTCTGGCTTGATATTCTTCCTATTAATAGGGAAGTGGTTCCAGCAGAAATCCTTTGATTTCCTCTCGTTTGAACGCAATTACAAAGCCTACTTTCCTTTAGTGGTCACCAAAATCGCGAATGGGAAAGAGGAAACAGCACCCTTAGAAGAGATTCAGGTGGGGGATCGTTTATTGATTCGAAATCAAGAGATTATTCCAGCTGATGCCTATTTACTAAAGGGCCAAAGTCAAATGGACTACAGCTTTGTCACCGGCGAAAGCGAATTAATACCTATTCAAGCAGGTCAATCTATTTATGCAGGTGGCAAACACCTAGGGGAAGCTATCGAAATTCAAATCAGCAAAGAGCTGAACCAAAGTCATTTAACACAGCTTTGGGAACAACAAGCCTTTAAAGATCCGAATCACAAAACAGAAAACTGGGAGAACTTTGCGAACCAAGTGGGGATGTATTTCACCGTGATACTGTTAAGTTTAGCCACGTTTGCGGGAATCTATTGGTTCAACGTGGATCAAAGCCGCTGGTCAAATGCGGTGGTGAGTATTCTGGTCATTGCCTGTCCTTGCGCCTTGGCCGTTTCGTATCCTTTCGCTTTAGGACACGGAATCAGGTGGCTAGCCAAGTTTAACTTTTTCATCAAAGACATTCAAACATTCGAGCGAATGGCCCAAGTGGATACCTTGGTTTTTGACAAAACAGGCACGTTAACCTTACAAAGTCAACAAGAACCTAGCGTTCATTTCAACCGTGATTTGAACGATACAGAATGGGATGCTATTTATTCGCTCGTATTTCAATCTACCCATCCACTTTCGAAGCAGGTCAAGAAATTCTTACAACATCGGAGTATTATTCCCTTAACCGAATTTAAAGAAATCAGTGGAAAAGGGCTTCAAGCGACATTTGATGACTTATTTGTCCAAATAGGGAGCGCTAAATACACATTGAATAAACTCAGCACTCCTGAGGGTTTTATCAGTTCTGAAACACGCTTGTTCGTTTCCATCAACCAAAAGCCCATTGGATTTATCGAATTTCCGTGGGAAAATAGACCAGGGGTGGAGGGAATGCTCCATAGCTTAAGACATCAATATGAAGTCCATTTGATTTCAGGGGACAAAAAAGAACATGCTGCTCATTTATTGGATTGGTTTGAAAATCAAGATCACGTAAAATTCGAATGTAGTCCTTTAGAGAAGATGGAATATATCCAAGCACTTCAAAAACAAGGAAAAATCGTGGCCATGATAGGGGATGGACTAAACGATGCAGGGGCTTTAAAACAGGCAGCTGTAGGTATCGCCGTGTCAGATGACCATCTGCATTTTACCCCGTCGTCTGATGCCATTTTAAAGGGATCCGAATTGCCTCGATTAGGAGAGTATATGCGCTACTCGAAATTTGGACTACAACTCATCAAAGCTAGCTTTTTGCTATCCTTAGTCTATAATGGATTTGGGTTAAGCTATGCGATTCAGGGAAATTTATATCCCTTGATTGCAGCCATTTTAATGCCAATTAATTCCATCAGTATGTTAGTCATTGCGACGTGGGGAATGAATTGGAAAGGACAACTTTTATCCCGTTCTAAAATCAGAATAAAAGCTGAGTAA
- a CDS encoding SDR family oxidoreductase, with translation MKNQVVIITGASSGIGKALAFEYGRKGAQIVITGRNEQNLNAAEAELQAAGIIAKGIACDSASEEQTRAMVDQVMQLYGRIDLLINNAGISMRSMFETVDLKVLKQVMDINFWGTVYATHAAIPHIKAVKGGIIGISSIAGYRGLPVRTGYSASKFAMNGFLEALRTELLETGVHVLIACPGFTASNIRAASLNSEGKITGDSMRDEGKMMSAEEVAKRIAEAYDAKKKTLVLTFQGKLTVFLNKWMNGFLDKMVYNTLKKEKDSPLQ, from the coding sequence ATGAAGAATCAAGTAGTTATCATCACGGGAGCTAGTTCAGGCATCGGAAAAGCATTAGCCTTTGAATACGGCAGAAAAGGAGCTCAGATCGTTATCACAGGTAGAAATGAGCAAAATCTGAACGCGGCAGAAGCAGAATTACAAGCTGCAGGCATAATTGCCAAAGGTATCGCTTGCGACTCAGCCTCTGAGGAGCAAACCCGCGCAATGGTAGATCAGGTGATGCAACTATATGGCAGAATTGATCTATTAATCAATAACGCAGGTATTTCGATGCGATCGATGTTTGAGACCGTGGACCTGAAAGTATTGAAGCAAGTGATGGACATTAATTTTTGGGGTACGGTTTACGCCACCCATGCCGCAATACCTCATATAAAAGCCGTAAAAGGTGGAATCATTGGTATTTCTTCCATCGCCGGCTACCGCGGACTTCCAGTAAGAACAGGTTATTCCGCTTCTAAATTCGCGATGAATGGTTTCTTAGAAGCGCTAAGAACGGAGTTATTAGAAACGGGGGTCCATGTATTAATTGCTTGCCCTGGATTCACCGCCTCCAATATTAGAGCCGCTTCCTTAAACAGTGAAGGAAAAATCACGGGAGACTCGATGCGCGATGAAGGAAAAATGATGTCCGCGGAAGAAGTGGCTAAACGTATCGCTGAAGCTTACGATGCTAAAAAGAAGACACTTGTTCTCACTTTCCAAGGGAAATTAACCGTATTCCTGAATAAATGGATGAATGGTTTTTTAGACAAAATGGTCTATAATACCCTGAAAAAGGAAAAGGATAGTCCTTTACAATAA
- the dnaB gene encoding replicative DNA helicase, with protein sequence MESNTPSSIYKKGNQSAGVRTQAGPTRLSDLGLGKLPPQAVDLEEALLGALMLEKEPLANVIELLRPASFYKEGHQLIFEAIQGLFQASQPVDLLTVNNFLKQNGSLEKAGGTSYLAQLTSRVSSTSNVEFHARIIIEQYLKRQLIQISSEIQRLSYEDTSDVFHLLDKMEQELFTIAESNIRKNYESMSDILKKAVDELEKKQLQKSGLTGIPSGFTDLDRLTSGWQRQELIIIAARPGMGKTAFVVSACRNAAVDFGHSVALFSLEMSAVQLVNRIISAEAEIEAEKIRKGKLEPHEWQQLHTKINKLFEANMFIDDTPALSILELRAKCRRLKAQKGIDLIVIDYLQLMTGDSSGKGASGNREQEIAQISRALKQLAKELDVPVIALSQLNRSTETRGGNKKPQLSDLRESGAIEQDADQVMFIYRPEYYGITADDQGNSITGMGEIIMAKNRSGSLDSVWLKFIGKFTKYCDLDFQPFSNNEGGNFDLSALGDQTSAFESSNDSVFKGSKMNLPPEDYDPLNTPF encoded by the coding sequence ATGGAATCTAACACCCCTTCATCCATTTATAAAAAAGGAAATCAGTCTGCTGGCGTTCGTACGCAAGCAGGGCCCACGCGTTTAAGCGATTTGGGTTTAGGAAAATTACCTCCTCAAGCGGTTGACCTAGAAGAAGCCTTATTAGGGGCATTAATGTTAGAGAAAGAACCCTTAGCAAACGTCATCGAATTACTAAGACCTGCCTCCTTTTACAAAGAAGGACACCAGTTGATATTTGAGGCCATTCAAGGTTTATTCCAAGCTTCTCAACCAGTTGATTTACTTACCGTTAACAATTTTTTAAAGCAAAACGGTAGCCTAGAAAAAGCAGGTGGCACTAGTTACTTAGCTCAATTAACTTCGCGTGTTAGTTCCACTTCGAACGTTGAATTCCACGCTAGAATCATCATTGAGCAATATTTAAAGCGTCAGCTTATTCAAATATCTTCTGAAATCCAACGCCTATCTTATGAAGACACGTCTGACGTGTTTCATTTATTAGATAAAATGGAGCAGGAGCTTTTTACCATCGCAGAATCCAATATCCGTAAGAATTACGAAAGTATGTCGGATATCTTGAAGAAGGCCGTGGATGAATTAGAAAAGAAACAATTACAAAAAAGTGGTTTAACAGGTATTCCGTCCGGATTTACGGACTTAGATCGATTGACATCTGGCTGGCAAAGACAAGAATTAATCATTATCGCGGCTCGTCCAGGTATGGGTAAGACGGCCTTTGTCGTTTCGGCTTGCCGTAATGCTGCTGTTGATTTTGGACATTCTGTGGCTCTATTCTCGCTAGAGATGAGCGCAGTGCAGCTTGTAAATCGTATTATTTCGGCTGAAGCTGAGATTGAGGCAGAGAAAATTCGTAAAGGAAAATTGGAGCCACATGAATGGCAGCAATTACACACGAAAATCAATAAATTGTTCGAAGCGAATATGTTTATTGATGACACGCCAGCTTTATCCATTTTAGAATTGAGAGCGAAATGTCGTCGTTTGAAAGCCCAAAAAGGCATCGACCTCATCGTCATCGATTACTTGCAGCTAATGACTGGAGATAGTTCGGGTAAAGGAGCCAGCGGTAACCGCGAACAAGAAATCGCCCAAATTTCCCGTGCACTGAAGCAATTAGCGAAAGAATTAGATGTGCCAGTCATTGCCCTTTCTCAATTAAACCGTTCTACAGAGACCCGTGGAGGAAACAAGAAACCTCAACTGTCTGACCTTCGTGAATCTGGAGCCATCGAGCAAGATGCCGATCAAGTTATGTTTATCTACCGCCCTGAATACTATGGCATCACAGCAGATGATCAAGGAAACTCTATTACGGGAATGGGAGAGATTATTATGGCCAAAAACCGTTCTGGATCACTCGATAGCGTTTGGCTGAAATTCATTGGTAAATTCACCAAATACTGTGATTTAGATTTCCAACCTTTCTCAAACAATGAAGGTGGTAACTTCGACTTAAGTGCACTAGGTGATCAAACATCCGCATTTGAGTCTAGTAACGATTCTGTCTTCAAAGGAAGTAAGATGAATTTACCGCCGGAGGATTATGATCCACTTAACACTCCGTTTTAG
- a CDS encoding DUF3127 domain-containing protein: protein MALEISGKLIKKLPEVTGTGKNGTNWIKQEFVIETQDQYPKKVCMSVWGDKTQDLGPVQEGEIVKVQFNVESREYNERWYTEIRAYRLDRTGSIPAGVEPTPAAGGYQFPPLAAESGDDLPF from the coding sequence ATGGCTTTAGAAATAAGCGGAAAATTAATCAAGAAATTACCTGAGGTTACAGGAACAGGTAAAAACGGCACCAACTGGATCAAACAAGAATTTGTGATCGAAACACAAGATCAATACCCTAAAAAGGTATGTATGTCAGTTTGGGGTGATAAAACACAAGATTTAGGTCCGGTTCAAGAGGGCGAAATCGTAAAAGTACAATTCAACGTAGAATCAAGAGAATACAACGAACGTTGGTACACTGAAATCCGTGCATATCGGTTAGATCGCACTGGTTCAATCCCAGCAGGAGTGGAGCCTACACCAGCAGCAGGCGGATACCAATTTCCTCCATTAGCGGCTGAGAGTGGGGATGATTTGCCTTTTTAG
- a CDS encoding PhoH family protein, with translation MLEKIISLSEVSLIDFLGVANVNINLLINAFPQSKIIARGEQLTVRGSNDQIALVEAIVNSCVAHLDKHHTLTEKHMQAYIDAVLNPTGEESEQPWVEDKDVLLFGNKGIVIKAKTPNQRKLVDAATTNDIVFAIGPAGTGKTYTAVALAVKALKNKEVKKIIITRPAVEAGENLGFLPGDLKEKIDPYLRPIYDALDDMIPAEKLKFYLENRTIEIAPLAYMRGRTLNKAFILLDEAQNTTSMQMKMFLTRMGIQSKTIITGDKSQVDLPKNQTSGLGEAERILSGINGIAFVELDGSDVVRHRLVRKIIEAYGKQEK, from the coding sequence TTGTTAGAAAAAATAATTTCCCTCTCAGAGGTCTCTCTAATTGACTTTTTAGGCGTAGCAAACGTAAATATCAATTTGTTGATAAACGCCTTTCCTCAGTCCAAAATCATTGCCCGTGGCGAACAATTAACCGTTCGCGGATCGAACGATCAAATTGCTTTAGTAGAAGCGATAGTGAACTCCTGTGTGGCTCATTTGGACAAACACCATACCCTCACTGAAAAACACATGCAAGCCTACATTGATGCGGTGTTGAATCCGACGGGTGAGGAATCAGAACAACCCTGGGTGGAGGATAAAGACGTGCTTCTTTTTGGCAATAAAGGAATCGTGATTAAGGCCAAAACTCCGAATCAACGTAAATTGGTCGATGCCGCTACCACGAATGACATCGTCTTTGCAATTGGACCTGCAGGTACAGGTAAAACCTATACTGCGGTGGCCTTAGCTGTAAAGGCATTGAAGAATAAAGAAGTTAAGAAAATTATCATCACTCGACCGGCAGTAGAAGCTGGTGAAAACCTGGGTTTCTTACCTGGGGATTTGAAAGAGAAAATTGATCCTTATTTGCGTCCCATTTATGATGCATTGGATGATATGATTCCCGCAGAGAAATTGAAATTCTATTTAGAAAATCGGACGATTGAAATTGCGCCTTTGGCCTATATGCGCGGACGTACCTTAAATAAAGCTTTTATTTTATTAGATGAGGCTCAAAACACCACTTCCATGCAAATGAAGATGTTTTTGACGCGTATGGGTATCCAATCGAAGACGATTATTACGGGTGACAAATCCCAAGTCGATTTACCTAAAAACCAAACATCAGGTCTAGGAGAAGCAGAACGTATCCTTTCTGGAATTAATGGAATTGCCTTTGTCGAATTGGACGGTTCAGACGTTGTTCGTCACCGATTAGTGCGTAAAATCATCGAGGCATATGGAAAGCAAGAAAAATAG
- the rlmD gene encoding 23S rRNA (uracil(1939)-C(5))-methyltransferase RlmD — MSKKKEKKAPVVLEQIAILDFAAEAKCIAKVNDEVIFVQGAVAPGDIADLRILKSKKSFKQAQAINIQPLSKHRTDVACSHFGICGGCKWQHVSYEAQTAFKAQQVKDNLTRIAKVKLPEFQPILGSEETYYYRNKLEFTFSCARWLTEDEIGKEDLGSMNALGFHVPGRFDKILPVDHCYLQPDPSNAIRNGVRDFAEVNGISYYELKNQKEGALRNLIIRNTVTGEWMVTVQFAYATEDEIKLVMEYVKSTFPMITSLNYVVNQKGNDTFHDLEVVCYHGKPFMVETMEDLKFQIGPKSFFQTNAKQALKLYQLVREYADLQGNEVVYDLYTGTGTIGLFLAKHSSKVVGLEYVEMAVEDARINAELNGIKNATFFAGDMKKVLTEEFIAIHGAPDVIITDPPRAGMDLDVVNQILAVKPKKIVYVSCNPATQARDLALLDVAYEVDVVHPVDMFPQTHHVENIVRLKLRA; from the coding sequence ATGAGTAAGAAAAAAGAAAAGAAAGCCCCTGTGGTGTTGGAGCAAATTGCGATTTTGGATTTTGCCGCTGAGGCAAAGTGTATTGCCAAAGTAAATGATGAAGTGATTTTTGTACAAGGCGCTGTCGCTCCTGGCGATATCGCTGATTTACGTATTTTGAAGTCCAAAAAAAGCTTCAAACAAGCCCAAGCCATCAACATCCAACCGCTTTCTAAACACCGCACAGACGTTGCCTGTAGTCATTTTGGTATTTGCGGCGGTTGTAAGTGGCAACACGTTTCCTACGAAGCTCAAACCGCCTTTAAAGCGCAACAAGTTAAAGACAATTTGACCCGCATCGCTAAAGTTAAATTGCCCGAATTTCAACCCATTCTAGGTTCAGAGGAGACATATTACTACCGCAATAAATTAGAATTTACCTTTTCTTGTGCCCGCTGGCTGACGGAAGATGAAATCGGTAAAGAAGATTTAGGATCGATGAATGCCTTGGGATTCCATGTTCCAGGCCGTTTTGATAAGATTTTACCTGTCGATCATTGTTACTTGCAACCTGATCCATCTAATGCGATTCGCAATGGAGTTCGTGATTTTGCTGAAGTGAATGGAATCTCCTATTATGAATTAAAAAATCAAAAAGAAGGAGCCTTACGTAATCTCATCATCCGAAATACGGTGACAGGAGAATGGATGGTAACTGTTCAGTTTGCCTATGCCACGGAAGACGAAATTAAATTGGTTATGGAATACGTAAAGTCAACATTCCCGATGATCACGTCTTTGAATTATGTAGTTAACCAAAAAGGGAACGACACCTTCCATGATTTAGAAGTCGTTTGCTACCACGGAAAACCTTTTATGGTCGAAACAATGGAGGATTTGAAGTTCCAAATAGGCCCGAAATCTTTCTTCCAAACCAATGCCAAGCAAGCCCTAAAATTATACCAATTAGTGCGTGAATACGCTGATTTACAAGGAAATGAAGTCGTTTATGACCTATATACTGGTACAGGAACAATAGGATTATTCTTAGCGAAACATTCGTCTAAAGTTGTCGGACTCGAATACGTAGAGATGGCCGTGGAAGATGCCCGTATTAATGCCGAATTAAATGGTATCAAGAATGCAACCTTCTTTGCCGGGGATATGAAGAAAGTTTTGACAGAAGAATTTATTGCTATTCATGGCGCTCCAGATGTCATTATTACCGATCCTCCACGTGCAGGAATGGATCTAGATGTCGTGAATCAAATCTTAGCTGTTAAGCCAAAGAAAATCGTTTATGTTTCTTGTAATCCGGCTACGCAAGCCCGCGATTTAGCCTTATTGGATGTTGCCTATGAAGTAGATGTCGTTCATCCGGTGGATATGTTCCCGCAGACGCATCATGTGGAGAATATTGTGAGGTTGAAACTTAGAGCCTAG
- the ccoN gene encoding cytochrome-c oxidase, cbb3-type subunit I yields MSTKSTSLEQFYYDNKIVRNFSIATIVWGVVGMLVGVIIATQLFAPAANLTQYGTFGRLRPLHTNAVIFAFVGNAIFAGVYYSLQRLLKARMFSDFLSNFHFWGWQLIIVAAAITLPLGITTSHEYAELEWPIDIAITLVWVAFGINMFGTIFKRRERHLYVAIWFYIATFITVAVLHLTNSMQLPISLFKSYYVYAGVQDALIQWWYGHNAVAFFLTTPFLGMMYYFLPKMANRPVYSYRLSILHFWALIFIYIWAGPHHLLYSSLPDWAQSLGVVFSIMLIAPSWGGMINGLLTLRGAWDQVRENTLLKFMVVGITSYGMATFEGPMLSLKNINAIAHFTDWIVAHVHVGALGWNGFLTFAMLYWLVPRIFQTNLYSEKLVKTHFWIGTIGIAFYAIPMYISGFTQGMMWKQFTAEGTLQYGNFLDTTLQLLPMHMMRALGGTLYLTGAILMAYNLFKTMAQGTLLANEKAEAAPLAIIEEKHESDGHWHRWIEKRPIQLLVASLVMILVGSLVELVPTFMVKSNVPTIESVKPYSSLELEGRDIYIREGCVSCHSQLVRPFRSETERYGEFSKSGEFVYDHPFLWGSKRTGPDLHREGGKYPDSWHYHHMREPSSMSPGSIMPNYAWLLEQTLNTSQTQDKLAAMKKLGVPYSTDEITNAVKDLNSQAKAIQANLAAEKIKVSQDKEIISLIAYLQRLGTDISKK; encoded by the coding sequence ATGAGTACAAAATCTACCTCATTAGAGCAATTTTATTACGACAATAAAATCGTTCGAAATTTCTCCATTGCTACCATCGTTTGGGGTGTTGTAGGGATGCTAGTGGGTGTGATAATCGCCACACAACTTTTTGCACCTGCCGCAAACCTAACACAATATGGCACTTTTGGCCGCTTACGTCCATTGCATACGAATGCAGTGATTTTTGCTTTTGTGGGTAATGCCATTTTTGCTGGGGTCTACTATTCGCTGCAACGTCTTTTGAAAGCACGTATGTTCAGTGATTTCTTGTCCAATTTTCATTTCTGGGGTTGGCAATTAATCATTGTAGCTGCAGCGATCACCTTACCGTTAGGAATTACGACATCACACGAATACGCGGAATTAGAATGGCCTATCGACATTGCGATTACCTTGGTTTGGGTAGCGTTTGGCATCAACATGTTCGGAACAATCTTTAAAAGAAGAGAGCGACACTTGTATGTAGCAATTTGGTTCTACATCGCGACATTCATTACGGTGGCTGTATTGCACTTGACCAACTCAATGCAATTACCTATATCGCTATTTAAATCCTATTATGTGTATGCAGGCGTCCAAGATGCACTGATTCAATGGTGGTATGGTCATAATGCGGTGGCGTTTTTCTTAACGACCCCATTCTTAGGGATGATGTATTATTTCTTGCCAAAAATGGCGAACCGTCCGGTCTACTCATACCGTCTTTCTATTTTACACTTTTGGGCCCTAATTTTTATCTATATCTGGGCAGGACCTCACCATTTGTTGTATTCGTCATTGCCTGATTGGGCACAGTCATTAGGGGTTGTTTTCTCGATCATGTTAATTGCTCCATCCTGGGGTGGTATGATTAATGGTCTTTTGACTTTACGCGGTGCTTGGGATCAAGTACGCGAGAATACGTTATTGAAATTTATGGTGGTGGGTATCACTTCGTACGGTATGGCTACTTTCGAAGGACCTATGTTATCCTTAAAAAACATTAATGCCATTGCCCACTTTACGGACTGGATCGTTGCACACGTGCACGTAGGAGCTTTAGGCTGGAATGGTTTCTTGACATTTGCGATGTTGTATTGGTTAGTTCCACGCATCTTCCAAACAAATTTGTATTCAGAAAAATTGGTCAAAACACACTTCTGGATCGGAACGATTGGTATTGCCTTTTATGCTATCCCCATGTATATCTCTGGTTTCACCCAAGGAATGATGTGGAAACAGTTCACTGCAGAAGGCACTTTGCAATATGGTAACTTCTTAGATACTACTTTGCAATTATTGCCCATGCATATGATGCGCGCATTAGGTGGAACCTTGTACTTAACTGGAGCGATCTTAATGGCCTATAACTTGTTCAAAACGATGGCTCAAGGCACGTTGTTAGCGAATGAGAAAGCAGAAGCAGCTCCATTAGCCATCATCGAGGAGAAACATGAAAGTGATGGACACTGGCACCGTTGGATTGAAAAACGCCCTATCCAGTTATTAGTGGCTTCTTTAGTGATGATTTTAGTCGGTTCTTTGGTTGAATTAGTTCCTACGTTTATGGTCAAATCAAACGTTCCTACAATTGAATCAGTAAAACCATATAGCTCTTTAGAGTTAGAGGGACGTGATATTTACATCCGTGAAGGTTGTGTGAGTTGTCACTCTCAGTTAGTACGTCCATTTAGAAGTGAGACGGAACGTTATGGTGAATTCTCTAAATCTGGAGAGTTCGTTTATGACCATCCTTTCCTTTGGGGATCTAAACGTACAGGACCGGATTTGCATAGAGAAGGTGGTAAATACCCTGATTCTTGGCACTATCACCACATGAGAGAGCCGAGTAGCATGTCACCTGGTTCGATTATGCCTAATTATGCTTGGCTTTTAGAGCAAACGTTGAACACTTCTCAAACGCAGGATAAGTTAGCTGCCATGAAAAAATTAGGTGTGCCTTATTCTACAGATGAGATTACTAATGCGGTGAAAGATCTGAATTCGCAAGCAAAAGCGATCCAAGCAAATTTAGCTGCAGAGAAAATTAAGGTAAGCCAAGACAAAGAGATTATTTCTTTGATTGCCTACTTACAACGTTTAGGTACGGACATTTCTAAAAAATAA
- a CDS encoding GNAT family N-acetyltransferase, with translation MESKKNRIIQAISPEEIEQVFAIRTEVFVEEQKCLPSEEFDELDAVAKHYLLFEDATPVATGRYRKTEKGIKVERIATLESARGKGYASLIIQHIFEESAIEYPDCHHYYLHAQVSVMPLYASLGFQPYGDTFIEADIVHQAMELDSGQWTVDSGQ, from the coding sequence ATGGAAAGCAAGAAAAATAGGATCATTCAGGCGATTAGTCCGGAAGAAATCGAACAGGTATTTGCCATTCGGACGGAAGTGTTTGTCGAAGAACAAAAGTGCTTGCCGTCTGAGGAATTTGATGAGTTAGATGCAGTAGCCAAACATTATTTACTGTTTGAAGACGCCACACCAGTGGCAACGGGTCGATACCGCAAAACAGAAAAAGGAATTAAGGTGGAGCGAATCGCTACGTTGGAGTCAGCCCGCGGTAAAGGCTATGCCTCTCTGATTATACAGCATATTTTTGAAGAATCAGCTATAGAATATCCCGATTGTCATCATTACTATTTACACGCTCAAGTTTCCGTTATGCCTTTGTATGCTTCTTTAGGATTTCAGCCTTATGGAGATACGTTTATTGAGGCGGATATTGTGCATCAAGCGATGGAGCTAGACAGTGGTCAGTGGACAGTAGACAGTGGGCAGTAA
- the ccoS gene encoding cbb3-type cytochrome oxidase assembly protein CcoS — MEIMYLMIGLSLFMAIGFVIAFVWSIKTGQQEDLITPAMRILQDDQKTNKL; from the coding sequence ATGGAAATAATGTACCTAATGATCGGATTAAGCCTTTTTATGGCCATCGGATTTGTTATTGCCTTTGTCTGGTCCATTAAAACGGGACAACAAGAGGATTTAATCACTCCAGCGATGCGCATTTTACAGGATGACCAAAAAACAAACAAACTATGA
- a CDS encoding cyclic nucleotide-binding domain-containing protein, which translates to MNNFSDTERKVLASGIELRYLPDEYLFRQGQKAEFVFYLQEGSLVLEGPAGFVTIDRKGVFIGIEEAIEEKKHLYSAMTSSYSQFLVFERKYFKQLIDEFDLALPYFEYKKAELNELLKKVQQKYATV; encoded by the coding sequence ATGAACAATTTTTCAGATACGGAACGGAAAGTGTTAGCTAGTGGAATCGAACTCCGCTACTTGCCTGATGAATATTTATTTCGTCAAGGCCAAAAAGCAGAATTTGTATTTTACCTGCAAGAAGGCAGCCTCGTGTTAGAAGGACCGGCTGGCTTTGTGACCATCGATCGGAAAGGTGTTTTTATTGGAATTGAGGAAGCAATCGAAGAGAAAAAGCATTTGTATTCTGCTATGACTTCGAGTTATTCACAATTTTTAGTTTTTGAGCGGAAGTATTTCAAGCAGTTGATCGATGAATTCGATTTAGCACTTCCCTATTTTGAGTATAAAAAAGCGGAATTAAATGAACTATTAAAAAAGGTTCAGCAGAAGTACGCTACGGTATAA